One Exiguobacterium sp. BMC-KP genomic window, TTGGATTCGCCGAGGGACCAAACTCGTTCTATTGTGATTTCGATATCAATGACCTTTCTGCTGTTGAAGCCATCTTTAAAGAGACAGGTAATCGTGTCTCAGATGGTGAAATCGAAGTGCGTCGTTACCCATTGCTCGAGGCATCCATCAACGGTGGACCACCGATGCTTTGTCTAAACGAATGTTCTGTTAAGTCAAGCATCATCAAATCACTTGCAATCGAAGTTTATATCGATGATTTCCTATTCGAGACATTCCGTGGGGATGGAATGGTCATCTCAACACCAACTGGCTCAACGGCTTATAACAAGTCACTCTCAGGTGCAATCGTCGACCCGTTGATTCATTGTCTTCAAGTCAGCGAAATTGCTTCCGTCAACAACAACCGGTATCGGACGCTTGGCTCTGCTTTCCTATTGAACCGCGGACGTAAACTCTCGTTACGCATCATTGAAGACGGAAACGATTATCCGATCATCGGGATGGATAACGAAGCACTCAGCCTGACACGTACGGATTCCGTCGATATCCAACTCTCTGAAAAAGAACTTAAAACCGTCAAATTGACGAATAATACATTTTGGCATAAGATTCAACGCTCATTCTTATGACAACAAAAAAATCTGCCTCCTCAGGCAGATTTTTTTGTTGCGTCTTCCGTTACGTCACCCCTTATACTCCAATCAAAGGAGGTACACAGATGACTTATTCTACTCAGGAAATCGCTAACCTTGCCGGTGTCACGAAGCGAACGTTGTATCATTACGAAACAGTCGGACTCTTAGTACCCCGGCGCACTGATACCGATCACCGGTGTTACAGCAGGGAAGATCTATTACGCTTGCAACAGATATTATTTTATCGCTCTCTCGATTTTCCACTGTCAGAAATCCAAGGGTTACTCAAACAATCGGATTCCAATCATCATACGATACTGAAAAAACAAATTGCACTACTTCAAGAAAAAGCTTCGTATTATCAGGCACTCGCTGAACTCGCTGAACAGACATTACTCACTTTAAAAGGAGGAATCCCAATGAAAGACGAACAATTATTCCGTGGTTTACGTCACGAAGAGATCGTCATGCACGAAAAACAACATGCAGATGAAGTCGAGGAACACTACGGCGACACTGACTTATATCGGATTAGTGCAAAAAGACAAAAACAACGTACTCCGAATGAGAAAGAACGACTGAGCACCATGCACAAACAACTCGATCAACGCTTGACGATCCTTTACCGCGACGGACACAAGGTGACGGGTGCAGACGTTCAACAAGTCGTCAAAGAACAACATGACTTCATCGATACGTACTATTATCCATGTGAGTTATCTATTTTCGAGTCACTCGGTCAGATGTATGTGTCCGACGAACGGTTTCGTGCCTATTACGATACGTATGCACCTGGACTATCTTCTTTCTATTCGAAGGCTATTTCGCACTATGCACAAGCAACATCAAACTAAGGCTGTTTCTGCTTGATAGACGATTTTTCCAGCTTGAACAGTCTCCACTAAACGGTTATTCAAGATGGCTTCACCACGCAAGCGATAGAAGTCTTGTTCAAAGATGACGAAGTCGGCATCGTAGCCTGGTAGGAGTAACCCTTTGCGTCCATGTGTCTCGGTCGCGAGATGTGGATTTTTCGTAAAGAGTAATAAGGCTTCGTACATCGATAACGTCTCATTCGTCTTATTGACACGTCCTGCTGTTCCTTCCGTCGCCGCATAAAGGGAACGTCGGACATCAGGGTCAGAGATCGGCGCATCTGCCCCACCACATAATAACGCACCCGTCTCTGCTAACGAACGTAAACGA contains:
- a CDS encoding NAD kinase; translation: MARNNVYLYYRNTQRHETQVRKLIDVGTRYGLNVVQDHRQANIIVSIGGDGAFLQAARFTGFRDDAIYVGFAEGPNSFYCDFDINDLSAVEAIFKETGNRVSDGEIEVRRYPLLEASINGGPPMLCLNECSVKSSIIKSLAIEVYIDDFLFETFRGDGMVISTPTGSTAYNKSLSGAIVDPLIHCLQVSEIASVNNNRYRTLGSAFLLNRGRKLSLRIIEDGNDYPIIGMDNEALSLTRTDSVDIQLSEKELKTVKLTNNTFWHKIQRSFL
- a CDS encoding MerR family transcriptional regulator, producing the protein MTYSTQEIANLAGVTKRTLYHYETVGLLVPRRTDTDHRCYSREDLLRLQQILFYRSLDFPLSEIQGLLKQSDSNHHTILKKQIALLQEKASYYQALAELAEQTLLTLKGGIPMKDEQLFRGLRHEEIVMHEKQHADEVEEHYGDTDLYRISAKRQKQRTPNEKERLSTMHKQLDQRLTILYRDGHKVTGADVQQVVKEQHDFIDTYYYPCELSIFESLGQMYVSDERFRAYYDTYAPGLSSFYSKAISHYAQATSN